Proteins co-encoded in one Listeria ivanovii subsp. ivanovii genomic window:
- a CDS encoding quaternary amine ABC transporter ATP-binding protein: protein MGKIEVEELTKIFGKKASKASSLLSQGKSKTDILKETGATIGVNKASFSVEEGEIFVIMGLSGSGKSTLVRLLNRLIEPTSGKIWLDGKELSSLNKKELLEVRRKSMSMVFQNFGLFPNRTINRNVEYGLEIQGLDKEEREKKAAESLALVGLAGYGDQYPSQLSGGMQQRVGLARALANNPDILLMDEAFSALDPLNRKDMQDQLLDLQDKMKKTIIFITHDLDEALRIGDHIMIMRDGSVVQTGSPEDILAHPADEYVEKFIEDVDRSKVYTASNVMIRPEIVNFEKDGPRVALKRMREAGTSSVFVVRRNRELVGIVHAADVSKLVKENITSLESAIHRDVPTTGPDTPLAEIMDTISTTTIPIAVTEDGKLKGIIIRGSVLAALSGNEVNVNA from the coding sequence TTGGGTAAGATTGAAGTAGAAGAGCTAACGAAAATTTTTGGAAAAAAAGCTTCCAAAGCATCTTCTTTACTTTCTCAGGGGAAATCAAAAACAGATATTTTAAAGGAAACAGGGGCGACGATTGGGGTTAATAAAGCCAGTTTTAGCGTAGAAGAAGGAGAAATTTTCGTTATTATGGGGCTTTCTGGTAGTGGAAAGTCCACGTTAGTACGATTATTGAACCGTTTAATTGAGCCAACGAGCGGAAAAATTTGGCTAGACGGCAAAGAATTATCAAGTTTAAATAAAAAGGAACTTCTGGAAGTGAGAAGAAAAAGTATGAGTATGGTTTTCCAGAACTTTGGACTATTTCCAAATAGAACCATTAATCGCAATGTTGAATATGGTTTAGAAATACAAGGACTTGATAAAGAAGAACGAGAGAAAAAAGCGGCAGAATCACTTGCTTTAGTAGGTTTGGCTGGTTATGGGGATCAATATCCTTCGCAACTTTCTGGTGGGATGCAGCAACGTGTTGGACTTGCTCGGGCACTTGCTAATAATCCGGACATTTTACTGATGGATGAAGCTTTCTCAGCACTTGACCCACTTAACCGGAAAGACATGCAAGATCAACTGCTCGACTTACAAGATAAAATGAAAAAAACGATTATCTTTATTACCCATGATTTAGATGAAGCCCTTCGAATTGGCGATCACATTATGATTATGCGTGATGGTTCTGTCGTTCAAACTGGTTCGCCGGAAGATATTTTGGCCCATCCAGCAGATGAATATGTAGAAAAATTCATTGAAGATGTCGATCGCTCTAAAGTTTATACAGCAAGCAATGTCATGATTCGTCCGGAAATCGTTAATTTTGAAAAAGATGGTCCTCGTGTGGCGCTTAAACGGATGCGTGAAGCGGGAACTTCTAGTGTGTTCGTTGTGAGACGTAACCGTGAATTAGTCGGTATCGTTCATGCGGCAGATGTATCCAAACTTGTAAAAGAAAATATCACATCGCTTGAGTCGGCTATTCACCGAGATGTTCCAACTACTGGACCTGATACGCCACTTGCAGAAATTATGGACACCATCTCTACAACGACGATTCCGATTGCTGTAACAGAAGATGGTAAATTAAAAGGAATTATTATACGTGGGTCAGTTCTGGCCGCGCTTTCTGGAAATGAGGTGAACGTTAATGCCTAA
- a CDS encoding ABC transporter permease yields MPNIPTIPLADWIDKLVDGLTQFEAFFNVITNIIGGIVDAFQWVFDLVPPWLFIILLVAGTFWVNRKGKKWGLITFEIVGLLLIWNLDFWRDMTQTLTLVLTSSLIALVIGVPLGIWMAKSNIVESIFKPVLDFMQTMPAFVYLIPAVAFFGIGMVPGVVASVIFAMPPTVRMTNLGIRQVSTELVEAADSFGSTPWQKLWKVQLPMAKSTMMAGINQSIMLALSMVVIASMIGAMGLGTRVYFAVGRNDAGGGFVAGIAIVIVAIILDRLTQAFNKKAKSE; encoded by the coding sequence ATGCCTAATATTCCAACGATTCCATTAGCTGATTGGATTGATAAATTGGTTGATGGCTTGACGCAGTTTGAAGCATTTTTTAATGTGATTACAAATATTATTGGTGGCATTGTTGATGCATTCCAATGGGTATTTGATTTAGTTCCACCATGGTTGTTCATTATTCTCTTAGTTGCAGGAACTTTCTGGGTTAACCGTAAAGGCAAAAAATGGGGATTAATTACTTTTGAAATTGTCGGTTTATTACTTATTTGGAACTTAGACTTCTGGCGCGATATGACGCAAACATTAACACTTGTTTTAACAAGTAGTTTAATTGCGCTTGTAATCGGTGTACCACTAGGAATTTGGATGGCCAAAAGTAATATTGTTGAAAGCATCTTTAAACCAGTACTCGATTTCATGCAAACAATGCCAGCCTTTGTATACTTAATTCCTGCTGTAGCATTTTTTGGAATTGGAATGGTTCCAGGGGTTGTAGCTTCAGTAATTTTCGCAATGCCACCAACTGTTCGGATGACAAATCTTGGTATCCGCCAAGTATCCACCGAGCTTGTCGAGGCTGCTGATTCCTTTGGTTCCACTCCTTGGCAAAAACTTTGGAAAGTACAATTACCAATGGCGAAATCAACTATGATGGCTGGAATTAACCAAAGTATCATGTTAGCTCTTTCGATGGTCGTTATTGCTTCGATGATTGGGGCAATGGGGCTAGGAACACGAGTTTACTTCGCAGTAGGACGTAATGACGCAGGTGGCGGATTCGTGGCTGGGATTGCGATTGTTATCGTAGCAATCATTCTTGACCGCCTAACACAAGCCTTTAACAAAAAAGCGAAATCAGAGTAA
- a CDS encoding glycine betaine ABC transporter substrate-binding protein: protein MLKKIITTATLVMLVFTLAACGTTLAPYDAKKDLGEQINYTITGIDAGAGIMLATQNAIKDYHLDDDNWQLQTSSTAAMTSTLQKAMKDKRPIVVTGWTPHWMFTKFDLKFLDDPKNVYGNAENIHTIVRKGLKEDKPSAYKVLDNFFWTAEDMSEVMLEVNDGVDPEEAAKKWVKNNPDKVAKWTDGVKKVDGDEIKLTYVAWDSEIASTNVVAETLRQVGYETTIQAMEIQPMWASVATDAADGMVAAWLPNTSGIYYKDYKGKFEDLGANLKGAKIGLAVPKYMTNINSIEDLKTSK, encoded by the coding sequence TTGCTAAAAAAAATAATCACCACAGCTACGCTTGTCATGCTAGTTTTCACATTGGCTGCATGCGGAACAACACTTGCTCCTTATGACGCGAAAAAAGATTTAGGTGAACAAATCAATTATACAATTACTGGAATTGATGCAGGAGCAGGAATCATGCTTGCAACACAAAATGCCATTAAAGATTATCATTTAGATGATGACAATTGGCAATTACAAACAAGTTCCACTGCTGCCATGACAAGTACGCTTCAAAAAGCAATGAAAGATAAGCGGCCGATTGTTGTGACTGGTTGGACACCACACTGGATGTTTACTAAATTTGATTTGAAGTTTTTAGATGATCCCAAAAACGTTTATGGTAATGCCGAAAATATTCATACCATTGTTCGTAAAGGCTTGAAAGAAGACAAACCTTCCGCGTATAAGGTATTAGATAATTTCTTCTGGACTGCAGAAGATATGTCAGAAGTAATGCTTGAAGTCAATGACGGGGTTGATCCTGAAGAAGCGGCTAAAAAATGGGTTAAAAATAATCCAGATAAAGTAGCCAAGTGGACCGATGGCGTGAAAAAAGTTGATGGCGATGAAATCAAACTTACTTATGTAGCTTGGGATTCCGAAATTGCTTCTACTAATGTCGTTGCCGAAACATTAAGACAAGTCGGTTACGAAACGACTATTCAAGCAATGGAAATTCAACCAATGTGGGCATCCGTTGCAACGGATGCCGCTGATGGAATGGTCGCTGCTTGGCTTCCAAATACCTCTGGAATCTATTATAAAGATTACAAAGGAAAATTTGAAGACTTAGGAGCTAATCTCAAAGGCGCAAAAATTGGCCTAGCAGTTCCAAAATATATGACTAACATCAACTCCATTGAAGATTTAAAAACGAGTAAATAG
- a CDS encoding PTS glucose transporter subunit IIA — MIKNIFQKTKVEGLYAHVDGQLISLEEVPDPVFNQKMMGEGIAIKPETGTIVAPADGKIIQLAETKHAFGIRTALGQEILVHIGLETVALNGEGFNVLVKVGDKVKKGQPVVEADIDFIQKNAASTVIPMVITNSSEGKYNFEFKNEAATKAGKTEVMITTLK; from the coding sequence ATGATAAAGAATATTTTTCAAAAAACAAAAGTAGAAGGTCTATATGCGCATGTTGATGGACAGTTAATTTCGTTAGAAGAAGTACCTGATCCAGTATTTAACCAAAAAATGATGGGTGAAGGTATCGCAATTAAGCCAGAAACAGGAACCATTGTAGCACCAGCAGATGGAAAAATTATTCAACTAGCTGAAACAAAACATGCTTTTGGAATTCGTACAGCTTTGGGGCAAGAAATCCTTGTACATATCGGTTTAGAGACAGTTGCGCTAAACGGAGAAGGCTTCAATGTCTTAGTCAAAGTAGGTGACAAAGTAAAAAAAGGACAGCCTGTTGTGGAAGCAGATATTGATTTTATTCAAAAAAATGCGGCAAGTACAGTCATTCCAATGGTAATAACGAATAGTTCAGAAGGCAAATATAATTTTGAATTCAAAAATGAGGCTGCTACAAAAGCAGGAAAAACAGAAGTAATGATAACGACTTTGAAATAA
- a CDS encoding copper homeostasis protein CutC, whose amino-acid sequence MLEVIVQNPRDAYLAEKYGANRMEVVSAISEGGLTPSYGAIKEIVRTSKLPAMMMIRPHSFSFVYDETARIVMERDIELAKELGVLGIVYGGITAEGTIDQELLEKVISWKGDLELTFHRALEATRDIEASYQVLRTYGKDINQLLTSGGTDSALDSLPRLKKWIQDSKENPDSFQILVGSGVKPDNIATFQAVLNHTDYHVGSAARDANDFSKDILEESIHTLQQEINQG is encoded by the coding sequence ATGTTAGAAGTAATAGTTCAAAATCCACGTGATGCTTATTTAGCAGAGAAATATGGCGCGAATCGGATGGAGGTTGTTTCAGCGATTAGTGAAGGTGGTTTAACTCCTAGTTACGGGGCGATAAAGGAAATTGTTCGCACATCGAAATTACCTGCGATGATGATGATTCGCCCACACAGTTTTTCTTTCGTCTATGATGAAACAGCTAGAATTGTGATGGAACGAGATATTGAACTTGCAAAAGAATTAGGCGTGCTGGGGATTGTTTATGGGGGAATCACAGCAGAAGGAACCATTGACCAAGAACTCCTAGAAAAAGTGATTAGCTGGAAAGGCGATTTAGAGCTTACTTTTCATCGTGCACTCGAAGCAACTAGAGATATCGAGGCAAGCTACCAAGTGTTACGTACATATGGGAAAGACATCAACCAATTATTAACATCTGGCGGAACAGATAGCGCACTTGATTCATTGCCTCGACTGAAAAAATGGATTCAAGATAGCAAAGAAAATCCAGATTCATTCCAAATCTTGGTTGGAAGTGGTGTAAAACCTGATAATATAGCGACATTCCAAGCCGTGTTAAATCATACAGATTACCATGTAGGAAGTGCAGCAAGGGATGCGAACGATTTTTCTAAAGATATATTAGAAGAAAGTATTCATACATTACAGCAAGAAATAAACCAAGGTTGA
- a CDS encoding S1 RNA-binding domain-containing protein — MNNYIGKSQVMNVKEIQETGWLLEKDNITVFLPKSNTHETELAAGEEVTVFIFVDYDREIAATTIIPKIQVGHYGWGTVTEVRKHLGVFVDIGIEKDVVVSLDDLPALPHLWPKKEDRLMIALRVDEENRIWGVLAEEEQFRAIAVRAEESLFNQNIEGTIYRLLKVGSFVFTDDFHIGFIHESERTSEPRMGERVKARVIAVKSDGSLNLSLRGRAHEVLNDDAEMILTYLRSVGGEMPFGDKSDPDAIRAKFGISKAQFKRAIGTLLKARRITQEDGVITKITEEASD; from the coding sequence GTGAATAACTATATTGGCAAAAGCCAAGTAATGAATGTAAAAGAAATCCAAGAAACAGGTTGGCTCCTTGAGAAGGACAACATAACTGTTTTTTTACCAAAATCAAATACACATGAAACAGAACTTGCTGCCGGTGAAGAAGTGACAGTATTTATTTTTGTGGATTATGACCGTGAAATTGCAGCTACAACTATTATTCCTAAAATTCAAGTTGGACATTACGGCTGGGGAACTGTTACCGAAGTGCGAAAACATTTAGGTGTTTTTGTTGATATTGGCATCGAAAAAGATGTCGTGGTATCGTTGGATGACTTACCAGCTCTCCCACATTTATGGCCAAAAAAAGAAGACCGCTTAATGATTGCGCTTCGTGTCGATGAAGAAAATCGAATTTGGGGTGTTCTTGCAGAAGAAGAACAGTTCCGTGCGATTGCTGTTCGAGCAGAAGAAAGCTTATTTAATCAAAATATCGAAGGAACGATTTACCGTTTGCTCAAAGTAGGCTCCTTTGTTTTCACAGATGATTTTCATATTGGCTTTATTCATGAAAGTGAGCGAACTTCAGAACCAAGAATGGGCGAACGTGTGAAAGCGCGTGTTATTGCTGTAAAATCAGATGGATCGCTTAACTTATCGCTTCGTGGTAGAGCACATGAAGTACTAAATGATGATGCTGAAATGATCTTAACATATTTGCGTAGCGTTGGCGGAGAAATGCCATTTGGTGACAAGTCCGACCCAGACGCGATTCGTGCCAAATTTGGTATTAGCAAAGCACAGTTCAAACGAGCAATCGGTACACTTTTAAAAGCAAGACGCATTACGCAAGAAGATGGAGTTATTACTAAAATCACCGAAGAAGCATCCGACTAA
- the liaF gene encoding cell wall-active antibiotics response protein LiaF: MKKMESSVVFVFLIAIIVGVGLEMLFQWELLILFALGIFFIFTSRKASATKKSARNSLFIGIVFIIIAVLLTTTFKIGLVVAGIYAIIHYVSRKRAPQLLMLKVREPDSKLDRTDKFIRNQWFGNQRILDLVYEWDDINIQTGIGDTILDLGNTVLPTGESVIMIRSVSGKIRLLVPFDIGICIEHSAIFGNIQYDKESTSIQNNSIKVYSDNYESSARKVKIMTSVIFGDLEVIRL, from the coding sequence TTGAAAAAAATGGAAAGCTCGGTTGTTTTTGTATTCTTAATTGCGATTATTGTTGGTGTTGGACTTGAAATGTTATTCCAGTGGGAGTTGCTTATTCTGTTTGCACTTGGAATATTTTTCATCTTTACATCTAGAAAAGCTAGCGCAACGAAAAAAAGCGCTAGAAACTCATTATTTATTGGGATTGTATTTATCATTATTGCTGTCCTTTTAACAACCACCTTTAAAATTGGGCTAGTAGTTGCGGGGATTTATGCAATTATCCATTATGTAAGTCGAAAGCGGGCCCCCCAATTATTGATGTTAAAAGTAAGAGAACCGGACAGTAAGCTAGACCGGACGGACAAATTTATTCGTAATCAGTGGTTTGGTAATCAACGAATCCTTGATTTAGTCTATGAATGGGATGATATTAACATTCAGACGGGGATTGGAGATACGATTCTCGATTTAGGTAATACCGTTCTCCCGACTGGTGAAAGTGTCATTATGATTCGTAGTGTCTCAGGGAAAATTCGGTTACTCGTGCCATTCGATATAGGTATTTGTATTGAGCACTCAGCCATTTTCGGAAATATTCAATATGATAAAGAAAGCACCTCTATTCAAAATAATAGTATTAAAGTATACTCGGATAATTATGAAAGTTCGGCTCGTAAAGTAAAAATAATGACTTCTGTAATCTTTGGAGACTTAGAGGTGATTCGACTATGA
- a CDS encoding sensor histidine kinase has translation MSFSRVMMVVCSGLLLIASIIGTVGYYFFSEGSWYKILIEQKIFYIPFVVFVPITAISVGLIIGGLLGYFIKQKFESIDFSIRLLGQGDLEKKITSEEDENFIEVQQVYKQIDRLRDKMKAQTILTQKLASERAESSGQTKEAILSEERHRIARELHDSVSQQLFAAMMLLSALNEQSEKSATKAMQKQLKMVESIVNESQSEMRALLLHLRPTQLEGKSLKTGIEQLLKELTTKLPIEVDWQIEDISLQKGIEDHLFRIVQELLSNTLRHSKAKLLEVRLVTMDNLAVMKVVDDGVGFDMDNVRQGSYGLQNMRERVAEFGGTIKIISFPGRGTSVEIKIPLVAKKDVESE, from the coding sequence ATGAGTTTCTCTAGAGTAATGATGGTAGTTTGCTCAGGGTTACTACTTATAGCATCTATTATTGGGACGGTAGGCTATTACTTTTTTAGTGAAGGTTCTTGGTATAAAATTTTAATCGAACAGAAGATTTTTTATATCCCTTTTGTTGTCTTCGTCCCAATAACCGCGATTTCAGTAGGTTTAATCATTGGCGGTTTGTTAGGCTATTTTATCAAGCAAAAGTTTGAGTCGATTGATTTTTCTATCCGATTACTTGGACAAGGTGACTTAGAAAAAAAGATTACGAGCGAAGAAGACGAAAACTTCATCGAGGTGCAGCAAGTATATAAGCAGATTGACCGTTTACGTGATAAAATGAAAGCACAAACAATTTTAACGCAAAAATTAGCAAGCGAACGTGCTGAATCCTCAGGTCAAACGAAAGAGGCTATTTTGTCAGAAGAACGACACCGGATTGCGCGCGAATTACATGATTCTGTCAGCCAACAATTGTTTGCGGCAATGATGCTTTTATCCGCATTAAATGAACAAAGTGAAAAAAGTGCAACTAAAGCAATGCAAAAGCAATTGAAAATGGTTGAATCTATCGTGAATGAATCACAATCGGAAATGCGCGCTTTGCTTCTTCACCTACGTCCAACTCAACTTGAGGGTAAATCACTTAAAACAGGAATTGAACAATTATTAAAAGAATTAACAACCAAATTACCAATCGAAGTAGATTGGCAAATTGAAGATATTAGTTTGCAAAAGGGCATTGAAGACCACTTGTTTCGCATCGTTCAAGAGTTATTATCCAACACACTACGCCACTCTAAAGCAAAGCTACTTGAGGTTCGCTTAGTAACAATGGATAACTTAGCCGTTATGAAAGTCGTGGATGACGGTGTCGGTTTCGATATGGATAATGTGCGACAAGGCTCTTATGGTTTACAAAATATGCGTGAAAGAGTTGCTGAATTTGGCGGTACCATCAAAATAATTAGTTTCCCCGGTAGAGGAACTAGTGTAGAAATAAAAATCCCACTTGTTGCGAAAAAGGACGTGGAAAGCGAATGA
- a CDS encoding response regulator: MIKVLLVDDHEMVRIGVSAYLSVQDDMEVVGEAENGREGADMALELRPDIILMDLVMDEMDGIEATKEIMQNWKEAKIIIVTSFIDDEKVYPALEAGASSYMLKTSTASEIADAIRATYGGDSVLEPEVTGKMMQRLTAKPEKNLHDDLTNRENEILLLIAEGKSNQEIADELFITLKTVKTHVSNILSKLDVQDRTQAAIYAFKHDLVEKK; this comes from the coding sequence ATGATAAAAGTATTACTAGTAGATGATCACGAAATGGTACGTATAGGTGTCTCAGCTTATCTTTCTGTGCAAGATGACATGGAAGTAGTCGGTGAGGCAGAAAATGGACGAGAAGGTGCGGACATGGCTTTAGAATTACGTCCAGATATTATCTTAATGGATTTAGTTATGGATGAAATGGATGGCATTGAAGCTACCAAAGAAATTATGCAAAACTGGAAAGAAGCTAAAATTATTATTGTCACAAGTTTTATTGATGATGAAAAAGTGTATCCAGCTCTTGAAGCAGGTGCAAGTAGTTATATGTTAAAAACATCTACTGCAAGCGAAATTGCTGATGCGATTCGTGCTACATACGGCGGAGATTCTGTACTTGAACCAGAAGTAACGGGCAAAATGATGCAACGTTTAACCGCTAAACCAGAAAAAAACTTACACGATGATTTAACAAATCGTGAAAATGAAATTCTACTACTGATTGCGGAAGGGAAATCTAATCAAGAAATCGCTGATGAACTTTTCATTACACTTAAAACAGTAAAAACACACGTAAGTAACATTTTATCTAAGTTAGATGTACAAGATCGTACGCAAGCTGCAATCTACGCATTTAAACATGACTTAGTCGAGAAAAAGTAA
- a CDS encoding potassium channel family protein, which yields MKEGFAVIGLGRFGGSICRSLVEQGMEVLAIDSDEERVNEYMSIATHAVIANSTDENALRQLGIRNFEHVIVAIGEDIQSSILTTLILKEMGVKYVTAKATNDKHAKLLDKIGADRVVHPERDMGRRIAHYIVSKNMLDYLELSDEYSLVEISVSDPRFLGKSLVDLDFRNSFGVNIVGIKKDKQMIITPEANDVLHEGDILIVIGSDDDIERLQEKIQ from the coding sequence ATGAAAGAAGGATTTGCAGTCATCGGTCTTGGAAGATTTGGCGGAAGTATTTGCCGTTCATTAGTAGAGCAAGGGATGGAAGTACTTGCGATTGACTCTGATGAAGAAAGAGTCAATGAGTATATGTCGATTGCAACACATGCAGTTATCGCCAATTCAACAGATGAAAATGCCCTGCGTCAATTAGGAATTCGTAATTTTGAGCATGTGATTGTCGCTATTGGGGAAGATATTCAGTCAAGTATTTTGACCACGCTTATTTTAAAAGAAATGGGAGTGAAATACGTTACCGCAAAAGCAACCAATGATAAGCATGCCAAACTATTAGACAAAATTGGTGCTGACCGAGTAGTTCATCCTGAACGAGATATGGGACGACGGATTGCTCACTATATTGTTTCTAAAAATATGCTAGATTATCTAGAACTTTCTGATGAATATAGTTTAGTTGAGATTTCTGTGTCTGATCCACGCTTCCTTGGGAAAAGTCTTGTTGATTTAGATTTCCGTAATTCTTTTGGTGTTAATATCGTTGGTATCAAAAAAGATAAACAAATGATTATTACGCCAGAAGCAAATGATGTTCTTCATGAAGGGGATATTTTAATTGTCATCGGTTCTGATGATGATATTGAGCGACTACAAGAAAAAATTCAATAA
- a CDS encoding FUSC family protein produces the protein MKKISLKERFALDPRVSKSLISITIAILLFPIMGDWIVYPTYVFNAIYITAQMTRGATYKSSIERIVGTIIGGLLAAVVYLLVPNHHYIMIPVGAALAVMLSYLFTKKFTMVIVVITVMVLVGKGDGEPIVFLRDRLLDTMIGLVIGFLVYALYPRKKSKKMNQVFTAHEKNILEQVKAVDVNSESANQLEPKIKSLWKQLIDLRNMREQIITDSSFVPNTTFDDPMFQFTSLFEKAINHIEILYHVTLDKAKEPEYEIVYAYHQKACVAVINEMETLIEEHK, from the coding sequence ATGAAAAAAATTTCTTTAAAAGAACGATTTGCTCTTGATCCTCGTGTTTCTAAAAGTCTTATTAGCATAACGATTGCCATTTTGTTGTTCCCGATTATGGGAGACTGGATTGTTTATCCAACTTATGTATTTAATGCTATCTATATTACTGCGCAGATGACTAGAGGAGCTACTTATAAATCTAGCATCGAACGGATTGTAGGAACAATTATTGGTGGATTACTTGCAGCAGTTGTCTACTTATTAGTGCCAAATCATCACTATATTATGATTCCTGTTGGTGCGGCTCTTGCCGTTATGTTGAGCTACCTTTTCACCAAAAAATTTACGATGGTAATAGTTGTTATTACTGTAATGGTACTTGTTGGTAAAGGTGACGGTGAGCCAATTGTTTTTCTAAGAGATCGATTACTTGATACGATGATTGGTTTAGTTATTGGTTTTCTCGTTTATGCGCTCTATCCTCGGAAAAAATCGAAAAAAATGAATCAGGTTTTTACTGCGCATGAGAAAAATATTTTAGAACAAGTAAAAGCCGTGGATGTTAACTCAGAAAGTGCCAATCAGTTGGAGCCTAAAATAAAATCTTTGTGGAAGCAGCTGATTGATTTAAGAAATATGCGCGAACAAATCATTACGGATAGTAGTTTTGTTCCAAATACGACTTTTGATGATCCAATGTTTCAGTTTACAAGTTTATTTGAAAAAGCGATTAATCATATTGAGATTCTTTATCATGTAACATTGGATAAAGCTAAAGAACCTGAGTACGAAATAGTTTATGCCTATCATCAAAAAGCATGTGTAGCTGTAATTAACGAAATGGAAACATTAATCGAGGAACATAAATAA
- a CDS encoding LCP family protein has translation MANSRTEKHHKKTSPFAKFMKIASITLLGIIFFSITGLATKYYLAVQDTMSKINVPLETSNKTATDLEKKKPFSVLLMGSDARAGEENGRADTIILATANKQDNNVKMMSIPRDTKIDYGNGDIGKINASYSNGGPSGTVDAVEKLMPGVPVDYFISINMEGFKDLVDAVGGITVYNDIDLTSVNSKFVKGNITLNGTEALQYVRIRHEDPRGDFGRQDRQRDVIIGIANKVVSTSGVSNFESIMKAVGDNFQTNMTLTDITAMATNYASVLKDVDSEELEGEGEMIYSESYGFDLYYFVPNEEALQKAITMFKKSLDIKN, from the coding sequence ATGGCAAACTCTCGCACAGAAAAGCATCACAAAAAAACATCCCCCTTTGCTAAATTTATGAAAATTGCTAGTATTACACTACTAGGCATTATTTTTTTCTCGATTACCGGACTAGCTACAAAGTATTATCTTGCGGTTCAAGATACGATGTCAAAAATCAATGTTCCACTGGAAACAAGCAATAAAACCGCAACAGATTTAGAAAAGAAAAAACCTTTTTCTGTCTTATTAATGGGCTCTGATGCTCGTGCTGGGGAAGAAAACGGTCGTGCCGATACTATCATCCTTGCTACTGCGAATAAGCAAGATAATAATGTAAAAATGATGAGCATCCCTCGTGATACGAAGATAGATTACGGAAATGGAGATATTGGAAAAATTAATGCCTCTTATTCTAACGGTGGCCCATCAGGAACAGTTGATGCCGTTGAAAAACTAATGCCTGGCGTTCCAGTAGATTATTTTATCTCTATTAATATGGAAGGTTTTAAAGATCTTGTTGATGCTGTTGGCGGTATTACTGTTTATAATGACATAGATTTAACTTCTGTAAATAGTAAATTTGTTAAAGGAAATATCACTTTAAATGGCACAGAAGCTTTGCAATATGTACGTATTCGACATGAAGATCCTCGTGGGGATTTTGGTCGTCAAGATAGACAGCGTGACGTTATCATCGGAATTGCCAATAAAGTCGTAAGTACATCTGGTGTTTCTAATTTTGAAAGTATTATGAAGGCCGTTGGTGATAATTTTCAAACTAATATGACCTTAACCGATATTACAGCTATGGCAACGAATTACGCCTCTGTCCTTAAAGATGTCGATTCCGAAGAACTTGAAGGTGAAGGAGAAATGATTTATAGCGAGTCATACGGATTTGACCTCTATTATTTCGTGCCAAATGAAGAAGCACTGCAAAAAGCCATTACGATGTTCAAAAAGAGTTTAGATATAAAGAATTAA